A window from Thermomonas aquatica encodes these proteins:
- a CDS encoding rod shape-determining protein: MRLGVDFGTSYSAAGAVVRDGVQLLKFGKEKQFRTTAYFQHRVPDPSQFALTSSLKAEVENLVRRSRNEQTRQVNRANALRALAMQIDEPKRREQELLFIPNVALRSESQMEREAVSAVRRAWLENQVRRSKKSAASLQHAVYGDQAIVAYLTEGGGHLVDSPKSMLGFSLLPHARVVLVRIATYVLEHIRLSAVQQLRSEVRSALIGRPVRFRSSLGDAGEIQALEILREAATAAGFDQVEFLEEPAAAAMGYHAIQEKPKRCLVVDVGGGTTDIAMANVGGRRPHPEILGSWGQPVGGRTWIWHSVWQPSCRCSAKVSRAFQSTYFQPRRG, translated from the coding sequence ATGAGACTGGGTGTCGATTTTGGAACCAGCTACTCGGCGGCAGGAGCGGTCGTGAGAGACGGCGTTCAATTGCTTAAATTTGGTAAAGAGAAGCAGTTTCGTACAACGGCCTATTTTCAGCATCGAGTCCCAGATCCAAGTCAGTTCGCTTTGACTTCCAGCCTCAAAGCGGAAGTCGAAAACCTGGTTCGCAGGAGTCGGAACGAACAGACACGTCAGGTCAATCGGGCAAACGCGTTGCGAGCGCTAGCCATGCAAATAGACGAGCCGAAAAGGAGAGAGCAGGAACTGCTCTTCATACCGAATGTTGCCCTCCGCTCCGAGTCGCAGATGGAACGAGAAGCCGTCAGCGCTGTTCGCAGAGCATGGCTTGAGAATCAGGTGCGACGGTCCAAGAAGTCAGCGGCGTCGCTTCAGCACGCGGTCTACGGTGACCAAGCGATCGTGGCCTATCTCACGGAAGGTGGCGGGCATCTGGTGGATTCCCCCAAGTCGATGCTGGGCTTTTCGCTGTTGCCCCACGCGCGCGTCGTGTTAGTGCGCATTGCCACCTATGTGCTTGAGCACATCCGCCTTTCAGCGGTTCAGCAACTCCGCAGCGAGGTTCGAAGTGCGCTGATAGGTCGACCCGTTCGATTTCGTAGCTCACTTGGGGATGCGGGAGAAATTCAGGCACTCGAGATCCTCCGCGAGGCCGCCACTGCGGCAGGTTTCGATCAGGTGGAATTCCTGGAGGAACCGGCCGCGGCCGCGATGGGTTATCACGCGATCCAAGAAAAGCCCAAGCGCTGTCTGGTCGTCGATGTCGGTGGCGGTACCACTGACATCGCGATGGCGAACGTGGGGGGACGAAGGCCCCACCCCGAAATCCTCGGCTCATGGGGTCAACCCGTGGGGGGCAGGACGTGGATCTGGCACTCAGTTTGGCAACCTTCATGCCGTTGCTCGGCAAAGGTCAGTCGAGCATTCCAGTCCACGTATTTTCAGCCGCGGCGAGGGTAA
- a CDS encoding Hsp70 family protein: MDLALSLATFMPLLGKGQSSIPVHVFSAAARVNEVDRQSEFRAYNFSRYEEPYANRLTRLQEFGNTVRMNMQVELTKKMLSDSNKIGAPLDFIEEKLSATTTQQDSAMAAERYLSVLTKLLETARGEITREPEVILLTGGMSRAPYVQDVIQSVFPGIAVTKGDPSLGVVTGLAVAANRLRPQRR; this comes from the coding sequence GTGGATCTGGCACTCAGTTTGGCAACCTTCATGCCGTTGCTCGGCAAAGGTCAGTCGAGCATTCCAGTCCACGTATTTTCAGCCGCGGCGAGGGTAAACGAGGTGGACCGTCAATCCGAATTTCGCGCTTACAACTTCAGCCGCTATGAGGAGCCGTACGCCAACCGCCTCACCCGTCTGCAGGAGTTCGGAAACACGGTTCGAATGAACATGCAGGTTGAGCTCACCAAGAAGATGTTGAGTGACTCGAATAAGATTGGTGCGCCGCTGGACTTCATTGAGGAGAAACTGAGTGCGACGACGACGCAACAAGATTCGGCAATGGCCGCAGAGCGATATCTCAGCGTGCTAACGAAGTTGCTCGAGACAGCGCGCGGGGAAATAACCCGGGAGCCAGAGGTCATACTCCTCACTGGCGGTATGTCTCGCGCCCCGTACGTTCAAGATGTTATCCAATCGGTCTTTCCAGGCATTGCGGTCACGAAAGGTGATCCTTCTCTCGGTGTCGTCACTGGACTGGCTGTTGCAGCGAATCGCCTGCGACCACAGCGCAGGTGA
- a CDS encoding HEPN domain-containing protein: MTLTASSLKAHHREIRDQQPEALRLRIHRALSWLVRSEQEVDDLDLQFVLQWIAMNAAYAREFGREETERARGKAFLDTLVTLDRENRLHQALFKQFTGPIRTLIDNKFTFEPFWTAMRTHDASNRWEDGFANSKKAAFAAVMQGDTTKVLGIVFDRLYVLRNQLVHGAPPGTARSIAPSSQTRWLSWGRWCP; encoded by the coding sequence GTGACACTTACCGCTTCCAGCCTAAAGGCACATCACCGCGAAATTCGGGATCAGCAGCCGGAGGCCCTGCGCCTGCGCATCCACCGGGCGCTGAGCTGGCTTGTGCGATCGGAGCAAGAAGTAGATGACTTGGACTTGCAGTTCGTCCTCCAGTGGATTGCGATGAATGCCGCCTATGCTCGAGAGTTCGGGCGCGAGGAGACGGAACGTGCTCGTGGGAAAGCTTTCCTGGACACATTGGTAACTCTGGATCGCGAGAATCGTCTGCACCAGGCCCTGTTCAAGCAGTTCACGGGGCCCATTCGCACCCTGATCGACAACAAGTTCACCTTCGAGCCGTTCTGGACGGCGATGCGGACGCACGATGCCAGCAACCGTTGGGAGGACGGGTTTGCAAACAGCAAGAAAGCGGCCTTCGCGGCCGTAATGCAAGGCGACACGACGAAGGTGCTGGGAATCGTATTCGACCGACTCTATGTCTTACGCAACCAGCTGGTCCATGGGGCGCCACCTGGAACAGCCAGGTCAATCGCGCCCAGCTCTCAGACGCGGTGGCTATCCTGGGGACGTTGGTGCCCTTGA
- a CDS encoding HNH endonuclease signature motif containing protein, producing the protein MRYPILIQIRWSWTTETILIEERKSPISGAEFTTSEVWPEQPFQVDYVTNVLHHEIDGSVHHLKLEYRPENNLSIRELTDCFGCATIQYDTSGKTKNKATWANDPPNADYDGAAKSVKIITAGGPEFLGFTTSLRRKRKQGLFKSRLLRIERCCALTGESEQSVLEAAHLVEVQDEGSYDVHNGFLLRSDVHRLFDKRLLHIDPASGKAQLSNEISNSSAYHAQAETWVLKEAVLRRVKESLLKRTKAGC; encoded by the coding sequence GTGCGCTATCCAATTCTGATTCAAATTCGTTGGTCGTGGACAACCGAAACGATTTTGATTGAAGAACGAAAATCGCCCATCTCTGGAGCTGAATTTACTACTTCAGAGGTTTGGCCAGAGCAACCATTTCAAGTGGACTACGTAACTAACGTCTTGCATCACGAGATTGATGGATCAGTGCACCACTTGAAACTCGAGTATCGACCTGAGAATAACCTCAGCATACGCGAACTTACGGATTGCTTCGGCTGCGCCACTATCCAATACGACACGTCAGGCAAGACGAAAAACAAGGCAACGTGGGCGAACGACCCACCAAATGCAGACTACGATGGGGCAGCCAAAAGCGTAAAGATAATTACGGCGGGAGGTCCCGAGTTCTTGGGGTTCACCACGTCACTCCGTAGAAAGAGGAAACAAGGCCTATTCAAAAGCAGACTGTTGAGAATTGAGCGCTGTTGCGCGCTCACCGGCGAAAGCGAGCAAAGTGTTCTGGAAGCCGCCCACCTCGTTGAGGTTCAAGACGAAGGCAGCTACGACGTACACAACGGCTTCCTGCTCAGATCTGATGTCCATAGGCTCTTTGACAAGCGGCTGCTGCATATTGATCCAGCGTCCGGAAAGGCGCAGCTGTCCAACGAAATATCAAACAGCTCTGCTTACCACGCTCAAGCAGAGACATGGGTTCTTAAGGAGGCGGTCCTCCGCAGGGTCAAGGAATCGCTTTTGAAACGCACAAAAGCTGGTTGTTAA
- a CDS encoding McrC family protein: MSLITVREFARLSTAQTHPLSLDEATVSPAAFDWLCKESARLRPSGAVILELEDRQSLRLDNYVGVLEAPDGTRIEILPKAFDQAGDAPAARRLLRKMLQICINVRPRESSVTTLQTGSAPVNEWIFQQFVTELDWLLKHGLRFDYQRVQEEQRFLRGRLNLAKQVRQPPGRQHFFQIEHDIFSADRPENRLLKSALLEVCRLTRDSDTWRWSHQLAAMMHEVPPSPNVREDLAKWSDGRLLEAYRSIKPWCVLILHRLVPLSMVGTWVGPSLLFPMEVLFERYVSAQLVRQIGVLARLHPTPSSKFLCRHEGDNMFKLKPDFAILKSDQMLALLDTKWKQIDESLSNATDKYSLRQTDFYQMHAYGHRYLNGTGTLALIFPKTTLFRSPLPAFQFSDELALHVLPFDLDTDQLVGLERILPVARQLPDAA, translated from the coding sequence ATGAGCCTCATTACCGTCCGCGAATTTGCGCGATTGTCCACTGCGCAGACACACCCTCTCAGCCTGGACGAGGCAACGGTATCGCCGGCGGCGTTTGATTGGCTGTGCAAGGAGAGCGCGCGGCTTCGCCCGAGCGGAGCGGTCATCCTTGAGCTCGAAGACCGACAATCACTGCGACTTGATAACTATGTCGGTGTGCTGGAAGCGCCTGACGGAACGCGCATCGAGATCCTCCCGAAGGCGTTCGATCAGGCGGGCGATGCACCGGCTGCCAGACGATTGCTTCGGAAGATGCTGCAGATCTGCATTAATGTGCGCCCTCGGGAGTCATCGGTTACGACACTGCAGACCGGAAGCGCGCCGGTAAACGAATGGATCTTTCAGCAATTTGTGACAGAACTTGACTGGCTATTGAAGCACGGCTTGAGATTCGACTACCAGCGCGTTCAGGAGGAACAGAGGTTTCTCCGGGGGCGACTCAACCTTGCGAAGCAAGTGAGGCAGCCCCCTGGGCGCCAACACTTCTTTCAGATTGAGCACGACATCTTCAGCGCAGACCGCCCGGAGAACCGCCTGCTAAAGTCCGCGCTCCTGGAGGTCTGCCGCCTGACGCGTGATTCAGATACGTGGCGATGGTCGCACCAGCTCGCCGCCATGATGCACGAAGTACCGCCCAGCCCCAACGTACGTGAAGACCTCGCCAAATGGAGCGATGGGCGCCTGCTGGAGGCTTACCGATCGATCAAGCCCTGGTGCGTTCTGATCCTCCACCGATTGGTTCCTTTAAGCATGGTTGGAACCTGGGTTGGTCCGAGTCTTCTGTTCCCGATGGAAGTCCTCTTTGAACGTTACGTTTCGGCACAGCTTGTGAGGCAGATCGGAGTTCTCGCGCGGCTCCACCCAACGCCCTCAAGCAAGTTTCTTTGTCGCCATGAAGGCGACAACATGTTCAAGCTGAAGCCCGACTTCGCAATCCTGAAATCCGATCAGATGCTCGCGCTACTGGACACCAAGTGGAAGCAAATCGACGAATCTCTTTCCAATGCGACCGACAAATACTCCTTACGGCAAACCGACTTCTACCAGATGCATGCCTATGGGCACCGCTATCTCAACGGTACTGGTACTCTCGCACTCATCTTCCCCAAGACAACGCTGTTTCGATCTCCGCTGCCTGCTTTCCAGTTCAGCGATGAGCTCGCCTTACATGTACTTCCCTTTGATCTAGATACCGATCAGCTCGTCGGCTTGGAACGTATTCTTCCGGTCGCTAGGCAGCTACCTGACGCCGCATAG
- a CDS encoding DUF2779 domain-containing protein codes for MGRVLSKSKLVAYRQCPKRLWLEVHRPDLREDSAQAQAKFKAGNQVGDIARQQYDPRNSGVLLDAQAEGFDAVFDRTKRLLDANQPIFEAAFRTPDALAFADVLLPVRKGGKRGWKMVEVKSATTVKDYHRDDAAIQVFIARATGVPLLEAAVACIDSSWVYQGDGDYAGLLAETDVTVEALSRGDEVKAWIADAHRVVAGKKEPDLKMGRHCNDPFECSFSAHCMSLCPAVAHPISLLPGALRKPLQAFVKEKGLTELGQVPDELLNDKQQRVKQVTLSGRPYFNRVGAAAALQPHKLPAYFMDFETIQFAVPIWKGTRPYQQIPFQFSVHRLSRTGLLAHESFLDLSGKDPSVGFAKALIEACGSQGPVFSYNAGFEVSRIRDLAARFPRLAKPLNALATRVVDLLPVARDHYYHPAQEGSWSIKAVLPALCPDLDYAKLEGVKDGGMAMEAFVEAVGPSTTKERKDEIERQLIAYCALDTLALVRLWSAFSGSKVAIR; via the coding sequence ATGGGACGCGTGCTTTCGAAGTCCAAGCTGGTGGCATACAGGCAGTGCCCCAAGCGGCTCTGGCTGGAGGTGCATCGTCCAGATCTGCGCGAGGACTCGGCTCAGGCGCAGGCCAAGTTCAAGGCCGGCAATCAGGTGGGTGATATCGCTCGCCAGCAGTACGACCCGCGAAATAGCGGCGTGCTGCTTGACGCGCAAGCCGAAGGATTCGATGCCGTTTTTGACCGGACCAAGCGGCTGCTGGACGCCAACCAACCAATCTTCGAGGCGGCCTTCCGTACGCCGGACGCCCTGGCATTTGCCGACGTGCTCTTGCCCGTCAGGAAGGGTGGCAAGCGCGGCTGGAAGATGGTTGAGGTCAAGTCCGCCACCACTGTCAAGGACTATCACCGTGACGATGCGGCCATCCAGGTATTCATTGCCCGGGCCACGGGTGTGCCCTTGTTGGAAGCGGCCGTGGCCTGCATCGACAGCAGTTGGGTTTACCAGGGGGACGGCGACTACGCCGGGCTTCTCGCCGAAACCGATGTGACCGTCGAGGCACTGTCACGGGGCGATGAAGTCAAGGCTTGGATCGCTGACGCCCACCGCGTCGTCGCCGGCAAAAAAGAGCCCGACCTCAAAATGGGGCGGCATTGCAATGACCCCTTCGAGTGCAGTTTCAGCGCGCATTGCATGAGTCTTTGCCCGGCCGTCGCGCATCCGATCAGCCTTCTACCAGGCGCCCTCCGCAAGCCGTTGCAAGCCTTCGTCAAAGAGAAAGGGCTTACCGAGCTGGGCCAAGTGCCTGACGAGTTGCTCAATGACAAGCAACAGCGCGTCAAGCAAGTGACGTTGTCAGGAAGGCCCTACTTCAACAGGGTCGGGGCCGCAGCCGCGTTGCAGCCCCACAAGCTGCCGGCGTACTTCATGGACTTCGAGACCATCCAGTTCGCCGTGCCGATCTGGAAGGGCACGCGGCCCTACCAGCAAATCCCCTTTCAGTTCAGTGTGCATCGGCTTTCCCGCACAGGGCTGCTCGCACACGAATCGTTCCTGGATCTTTCGGGGAAAGATCCGTCCGTGGGATTTGCCAAGGCACTGATCGAAGCGTGCGGCAGCCAAGGTCCCGTGTTCTCGTACAACGCCGGTTTTGAGGTATCCCGGATACGGGACTTGGCAGCGCGCTTCCCACGCCTTGCCAAGCCATTGAATGCGTTGGCGACACGTGTCGTTGACCTCTTGCCGGTGGCACGAGACCACTATTACCACCCCGCACAGGAGGGCAGTTGGAGTATCAAGGCCGTGCTACCTGCGCTGTGCCCCGATCTGGACTACGCCAAACTTGAAGGTGTGAAGGATGGCGGGATGGCCATGGAGGCGTTCGTGGAGGCGGTGGGCCCTTCGACGACCAAGGAGCGGAAGGACGAGATTGAGCGCCAGCTCATCGCCTATTGCGCGCTGGATACGCTGGCGTTGGTTCGGCTATGGTCGGCGTTCAGTGGATCGAAGGTCGCCATTCGGTAG
- a CDS encoding AAA family ATPase translates to MDEIDPFTFYCLFTKYGVDQRLKLVARLIETAGISATLPTDFDGVPSANAMKVWMFPFKAQREPWMVSTLWDLFEQALRGEVKGETFNRCLTIKNTGFAKLTECLFYIAPEKYFPVDGQTKPWLAARKISLPESSWESYQAFLPRLMQASNQSFASLSHEAWVTNQAAAFTKESAIVYLDARFPGTRTGTSHIAAWHTPEGRALATDPSPKRVAIFIEMAPPFLDQEAIEPYPAERPRNHHLGAHAPALAAGKQAYLATLATLADLQKLCDWYADGAAQPSADTTSRIAEPTDMSPPPLNQILFGPPGTGKTYYTINHSLEIVDPAFLAANALDRAALTERFRELVAEERIRFVTFHQSFSYEDFVEGLRAETDRDDNLVYKVEPGVFKRLCETASGVTEAAREIGISDAPRIWKLSIDSTHASKTRDYCFTHNEARIGWGLVGDLAKVTRGSHAGYDALGTHNQNTVHSFANEVEVGDIILCIRSAEEIQAVGVVQGEYRYEPTVPAGVLSDYNNVLPVRWLATGLNLNIKNVNGGVRFTLKTLYELTRVSWPELAQALEKAGVALTSRAESSMARRLPNKGQPYVLIIDEINRGSVSRIFGELITLIEPSKRAGEVETLEVTLPYSKNPFSVPSNIYLIGTMNTADRSLAAIDIALRRRFQFIPMLPDVGVLRGISVDGVKIDAMLQGINDRIECLHGRDFQIGHAYFLKLKDSATIAALSSIFRQQVLPLLQEYFFEDWQKIAWVLSDELKSPEDQFLKRRTAVMAGLEGQDNMPEKTLWSINTKAFDRIGAYQGIKLGSIPA, encoded by the coding sequence TTGGATGAAATCGATCCCTTTACCTTCTACTGCCTTTTCACCAAGTACGGCGTTGACCAAAGACTCAAGCTCGTCGCGAGGTTGATCGAAACGGCGGGCATTTCTGCCACACTGCCGACGGACTTTGACGGCGTCCCAAGTGCCAATGCAATGAAGGTGTGGATGTTTCCATTCAAGGCACAGAGAGAGCCTTGGATGGTGTCCACCCTGTGGGATCTGTTCGAGCAAGCGCTTCGCGGTGAGGTCAAGGGTGAGACGTTCAATCGTTGCCTGACCATCAAGAACACGGGCTTTGCCAAGCTGACCGAGTGTCTGTTCTACATCGCGCCGGAGAAATACTTCCCTGTCGATGGTCAGACAAAGCCTTGGCTGGCAGCCCGCAAGATCAGCCTGCCTGAAAGCAGTTGGGAATCTTATCAGGCGTTTTTGCCGAGACTGATGCAAGCGAGCAACCAGAGCTTCGCCTCACTGTCGCATGAGGCATGGGTAACGAATCAGGCAGCTGCATTTACCAAAGAATCGGCAATCGTCTATCTCGACGCGCGGTTTCCGGGAACCCGAACTGGGACGTCGCACATCGCTGCTTGGCACACCCCTGAAGGCCGTGCCCTTGCTACAGACCCCTCTCCCAAGCGGGTTGCGATCTTCATCGAAATGGCTCCCCCGTTCCTCGATCAAGAGGCGATTGAACCCTATCCTGCAGAACGTCCGCGCAACCACCATCTCGGCGCTCACGCGCCAGCGCTTGCCGCCGGCAAGCAAGCTTATCTCGCGACGCTCGCCACCCTTGCCGATTTGCAGAAGCTCTGCGATTGGTACGCCGACGGCGCCGCTCAACCATCTGCCGACACCACATCACGGATTGCGGAACCCACTGACATGTCACCGCCCCCACTTAACCAGATTCTGTTCGGCCCCCCTGGAACTGGCAAGACGTACTACACCATCAACCATTCCCTCGAGATCGTTGATCCGGCGTTCCTGGCAGCGAACGCACTCGATCGCGCGGCCTTGACCGAGAGATTCAGAGAGTTGGTAGCAGAGGAGCGGATTCGGTTCGTCACCTTCCACCAGAGCTTCAGTTACGAGGACTTCGTCGAAGGATTGCGTGCCGAGACCGACCGAGACGACAACCTTGTTTACAAGGTCGAGCCTGGCGTCTTCAAACGCCTATGCGAAACAGCAAGTGGCGTGACTGAAGCTGCTCGGGAGATCGGCATCAGTGACGCCCCCCGGATCTGGAAGCTTTCAATCGACAGTACCCATGCCAGCAAGACGCGCGACTACTGCTTCACGCACAATGAGGCGCGGATCGGATGGGGCCTCGTGGGCGACCTTGCGAAGGTCACGCGGGGCAGTCACGCTGGGTACGACGCCCTAGGAACCCACAACCAGAACACAGTCCACAGCTTCGCCAATGAGGTGGAGGTGGGGGACATCATCCTTTGTATCCGATCAGCCGAAGAGATCCAGGCTGTCGGCGTCGTCCAGGGTGAATACCGATACGAGCCAACCGTACCTGCGGGGGTACTCAGCGACTACAACAACGTTCTTCCCGTTCGCTGGCTGGCCACAGGTCTGAATCTCAACATCAAGAACGTCAACGGAGGCGTTCGATTCACGCTCAAGACGCTGTATGAGCTGACACGCGTAAGCTGGCCAGAACTCGCTCAAGCGCTGGAGAAGGCTGGTGTCGCGCTGACAAGCCGGGCCGAGAGTTCGATGGCGCGCAGACTTCCTAACAAAGGTCAGCCTTACGTCTTGATAATCGACGAGATCAATCGAGGCAGCGTTTCACGAATCTTTGGCGAGTTGATCACTCTCATCGAGCCAAGCAAGCGAGCTGGGGAAGTCGAAACGCTAGAGGTGACCCTACCCTACTCGAAGAACCCGTTCTCGGTCCCGTCAAACATCTACCTCATTGGCACGATGAACACGGCGGACCGGTCACTCGCCGCAATCGATATCGCCCTGCGTCGACGTTTCCAATTCATCCCCATGCTGCCTGACGTTGGAGTTCTGCGCGGTATATCGGTCGATGGTGTAAAGATCGATGCCATGTTGCAGGGCATCAACGATCGCATCGAATGTCTGCATGGCCGCGACTTCCAGATCGGCCACGCCTACTTTCTCAAGCTCAAGGACTCCGCCACGATCGCGGCGTTGTCTAGCATCTTCCGGCAACAGGTGCTTCCTCTTTTGCAGGAATACTTCTTTGAAGACTGGCAAAAAATCGCCTGGGTGCTGAGCGATGAGCTGAAGTCGCCAGAGGATCAGTTTCTGAAGCGCCGGACAGCTGTCATGGCCGGGCTTGAGGGGCAGGACAACATGCCTGAGAAAACACTTTGGTCGATCAACACCAAGGCATTCGATCGTATCGGTGCCTACCAGGGAATCAAGCTTGGCTCGATCCCAGCATGA
- a CDS encoding helix-turn-helix transcriptional regulator yields MGKRSGTLETTLLAIELLRRIPRNRKVTAEELHAQVKEAGFDRDLRTIQRQLDLLSEHFHIERDTRTKPYGYSWQKNASGLSVPGLTLQESLLLRLAEEHLRNLLPAHLLKSMDGFFAQARQNLDPLGPPSLERDWPAKVRVVATSQPLLPPKIDPTVFETVCEALYGNRYLTVTYKNAGGGVTTSRVTPLGLAQQGPRMYLICRFDGYDDNRALAIHRVQAAEGSTLTFKRPKGFDLKQYDDEGRFGFGDGKKVRLTFRIDKDHGHFLLESRLSEDQSVKDLGDDYEISATVVDSAMLEWWLRGFGDAVSRVRRLKIRP; encoded by the coding sequence ATGGGAAAACGCTCAGGCACTCTGGAAACCACGCTTCTGGCGATCGAGCTGCTGCGTCGCATTCCACGCAATCGCAAAGTCACCGCGGAAGAGCTTCATGCGCAGGTGAAGGAAGCCGGATTTGACCGGGATCTACGCACGATCCAGCGCCAGCTCGATCTGTTGAGCGAACACTTTCACATTGAACGGGATACCAGGACGAAGCCATACGGGTACTCCTGGCAGAAAAACGCTAGCGGCCTCTCTGTTCCGGGTCTAACCCTCCAAGAGTCGTTGCTGCTACGTCTGGCCGAAGAGCACCTGCGCAACCTCCTCCCTGCGCACCTGTTGAAATCGATGGACGGCTTCTTCGCCCAAGCGCGTCAAAACTTGGATCCGCTCGGTCCACCTTCGCTGGAGCGCGATTGGCCGGCCAAGGTACGTGTGGTGGCGACCTCGCAGCCGCTATTGCCGCCAAAAATTGATCCGACCGTGTTCGAGACTGTGTGCGAGGCCTTGTACGGCAATCGCTATTTGACCGTGACCTACAAGAATGCCGGGGGAGGCGTGACCACCAGTCGGGTCACGCCTCTCGGCCTCGCCCAGCAAGGCCCGCGGATGTACCTCATTTGTCGTTTCGATGGGTATGACGACAATCGCGCGCTGGCCATCCATCGCGTACAGGCAGCTGAGGGCTCGACTCTGACATTCAAACGCCCAAAGGGATTCGATCTTAAGCAGTACGACGACGAGGGACGGTTTGGTTTCGGGGATGGGAAGAAGGTCCGCCTGACGTTTCGCATTGACAAGGACCATGGGCATTTCCTGCTCGAGTCCAGGCTCTCCGAAGACCAGTCGGTAAAGGACCTCGGAGACGACTACGAGATCTCCGCCACCGTCGTGGACTCGGCGATGCTCGAGTGGTGGCTACGGGGATTTGGGGATGCCGTATCCCGGGTAAGGCGGCTAAAGATTCGGCCGTAA